The Streptomyces nitrosporeus genome includes a window with the following:
- a CDS encoding sugar transferase — protein MRPVAVRPAAAHPAAVRPVAALTAAVRLAAARATEAVAARFAAVTAKRALDLTLGSLLLLAAAPALALAALALALRPPWTRGGVLRRETRIGLGGRPFELRSLRTRRFRLDLLSRLPHVVRGDLSLVGPPPLRPGHPALRGPVTGARRQELRPGWTGLSQVRARSRMPWDEPALLDAHYAEHHGTGLDLAILARTAHLRLREGLRAIRPGKARLSDTDHRLPGYSGAE, from the coding sequence ATGCGCCCGGTGGCGGTCCGTCCGGCGGCGGCGCATCCGGCGGCGGTCCGCCCGGTGGCGGCGCTCACGGCCGCGGTACGCCTGGCCGCGGCGCGCGCCACCGAGGCGGTCGCCGCCCGCTTCGCGGCCGTGACCGCGAAGCGCGCCCTGGACCTGACCCTCGGCTCGCTGCTGCTCCTGGCCGCCGCCCCCGCGCTCGCCCTCGCCGCCCTGGCCCTCGCCCTGCGGCCGCCGTGGACCCGGGGAGGCGTGCTGCGCCGGGAGACGCGGATCGGTCTCGGCGGCCGCCCCTTCGAGCTGCGGTCGCTGCGGACCAGGCGGTTCCGGCTCGACCTGCTGTCCCGGCTGCCCCACGTCGTCCGCGGGGACCTCTCCCTGGTCGGCCCGCCGCCGCTGCGGCCCGGCCATCCGGCGCTGCGCGGCCCGGTGACCGGCGCCCGGCGGCAGGAACTGCGCCCCGGCTGGACGGGCCTGTCACAGGTCCGCGCCCGCTCCCGGATGCCCTGGGACGAACCCGCTCTGCTGGACGCGCACTACGCAGAGCATCATGGAACAGGACTGGACCTGGCGATTCTCGCGCGGACCGCGCATCTCCGACTGCGCGAGGGCCTGCGGGCGATCCGTCCGGGGAAGGCTCGCCTGAGCGACACAGATCACCGCCTGCCCGGCTACAGCGGGGCGGAATAA